GCAAGGTAGGTATGACGCGTGTCCGACCCTTCTTTAGCTATGTTCAATAATGTTTAAGGGATGCATTTTGGCTTTGGGATGCAGAATCCAAAAACAGGAGGTGGAGACGGACTTGCAAAGGGAGTTGGAGAAAATTAGGCAAGCAAAAACCGATGCCAGTAAACAGCCAGATCTCCAACATCAGATGGAAGCATTTCTTCGAGTGAGAGATGACTGACtcttatgtttatatataaataccgTATATCAGAATAATGAATATCTGCTATTACACAGATGGCCGATATGCGACTTGCAGATGTGGAGGCTTCCCTCCAGGAACTTGACGCCCTCAGTAAATCTGTGGCTGAGTATTTCTGCGAAGACCCGGCCACATTTAAACTGGAGGAGTGTTGCTCCATCTTTCATTCCTTCTGTGAGAGGTTTGAGAGAGCTACACAGGTAAACCttattttactttataaaaGAAAATGCAGGATAGCAGACACACATAAAGGTGACTGCGCAGAACATTGAtcaataattttataaaatattagtgTCTTTTAGATTTGTGTTTGTATGCTAGCATAACCCTATGCTTGAAAATtaatacacacacgcacacttgTTCTGTGTCCTACAGGAAAACCGTGATCGTGAGGCTGCAGAGACGCGCAAGCGACAGCAGAGAGAACGAGAGGTGGTGAGCAGATGGCCAAAGCGCAGATCCATTGGCACATGCTCAGAACGGGATGTGAAGGATGATGCCACAGCTCTAGAATCCGTCCTGACAAGTTTCCTCAGCCAACGCGCTTCTCGAAGGAGGCCCGGCGGACCCTTGCCTGTAACTGACAGCCCcatgaaattaaaaaaaaacaacagccCTCAGGTTGAGGAGCATGAGGGCAGGGAGGATCTGGACAGCCCGGCTGAGGCCAAAGACGACCAAACAAATATCATTGACTCTGGGAGCTCAGTGGTACGAGAACCAGAAGATGGATACCAGAAAGAGTTGCTGCCAGTTGTACCCTGCGTTGATGATGCCCAGCGTGAGCGTGCTGCGTCAAAGAGGGGACATTGCATTGTTGATGAACTTTTATGTGAAGGCAGTGACTCCAAAGAAGATGCCGGTAGCAACACCTTAACCAGACAAGCTGGGGAGACAGAAAAAGAAGGGGTGAAGGAGAATGAAGATGTGGATAAAATAGAGGTGGAGGAAGAGAAAAAAGAGGAGGCGGATAAAATGCCTGAGCTCACCGGTAAAGTCTTGCGCTTTCAGGATTGTATTGCAGGCCTGAACGGAAACGCTACACCCGATCGTTTCCGGGCTCACAGCGTGTGCACCTCCACCCCTCAGCAAAGGGATGTAAGAGCGGTGGATCTGTCTTTGCAAAATGGGGTGGGAGGTCTAGGTTCACCGTGGACCATTCTCAGCCCCCGCATCTCTCCACGTAACACACCCCTCCGCAGGCACTCTTTCAATCTCTCAAGAGTTGACATCCTTGATGATGGAGTTTGGGCATTACCTGACACACCTGTACGCAGTAAACCCCAACACTTGACACACTTTGGCAAGGTTTGCATGGAAGAAAACCTGTTGAGGAAGAATGCAGGATTGGGAGAATTGCCAGACTCTCCTTCAGAGCGAGCACAAGGGACGTTTGGGAGGTCTGTCTCGCTTTCCGATAATGAGTCAGCACCCAACTTCAAACTTGGACAGATTTTTCAGAAACGCACAGGACAAGGGCAGGACCTAACTTTAGATAAGAGACCAGAACCATCGGCACTCGTAACTTTCTTTCGCCGATTCGGGGAGAGAACCAGGGCAGGAACATTCAGTTAAAAGAAAGCATTTCCCACCCTCTAGTTTTAACCAGGTTTAACTTTTGCAGATTTGGGAAATTTTATACGGTGACCTGCCATTGCAAATACCTCACACAAAGGATTTCAAGATGAAGACAAATAGGAACTTGTAAAAGTCAGGACGTCTTTTGTGCTCTTATGCAAGGTTACATGATTGTGGGCCAgtgatgtcatttttattgattttatatGATGACTCCAGCATTGTTATTTCTAACAGGCTGTTTTATTTTCAGTGACTTGACTTTTTTAGGAActgaacattttattttgtttgttgtcTTTAAAGTTTGTCTTATGTTTATGTAATAAAATGTGGATTCCACCTTACAACCTTGTGTGTGTCTGCCTTTCTACTTTGTGTCTTATCTGCTCCATTTGTTTTAAAGTCGTCAGTTCATGTTTGTTGGCTTAAAACTTACTAAGAGAAGTGGCCATGTTGTCTGGGTTGATGGTGTGTGTTTACAAAGTGATATCTTTTGGTTGGCGTCAGTGAAATTATATCCTCTGGAAAAAGAATGGAAGAGAACAGACTCTTCTTTCACGTAGTACCACAGTCCTCATGTTTTCCGTAATGAAACGTACTTTTGTTCTTAAAACATTTCATATTTCTATTTTATAAACCACTTTTTTGTattaaacaatggaaaataaaTGTACCTTACCATTTATACCACtgccaaaaataaaataaaacctttTGATGTTGTGTATTGTTTTGCACAGTCACCCTGCGCATGTGAGGTCACAAAATGATGATGATATGGTCTTCCAAAATTAACAGACAGGCTCGGCCAAATTTTTGCAACCGTTTTGTATAAGGGTTAGGTTGAGGGTCAGGATTATATGATAGAAAATATTAGCCAGATGGGAAAACAATGGAAGTCTTTGAAATCTGCACATTAACATAATGAAACAAACCTGTGCGCGTGCGCTTGCGTGTGCATGAGAGCGAGAGAAAGTGGAGTTGGAGAGAGGAGGACCACAGCGGGATCCCTCAATTTTCAGATAGACTTGatttgatatacagtaagtagtatttatatatttcaaatatttgtTGAGATGTAGTTATGTCTAATGTATTTCTGCTGCTCAGCAACTTCCTAGTCAATAAATACCGCTGTAAATAATAAATAGGCTACTGCCGTCTGATTATCATTGACTTAAAATGCTAACAAAAAACAGATTGCATCATCCAAATGCCTGTTGTTTGCATATTTGAATATACAAAGTTAGCAACTGAAGCAGTCGACACCTTCATACAACTGCTTTTGTGCTTTAATTCCCGTTACCTCATTTCGCGTTTGCTTGCTTTATCAAAACTGTCCACTAGATGTCactatattttatgttttaaatttatAAATAACGTGCAGACTTTTCAATTTTCCAATTCATAGCAGGCAATAATATATACAGTAACAGTTGTTTAGTCCTTTATTTTTGAAGCTGTCCTGTCTAACCAGAATTACCTCCCATAATATTCCTTTCTAGAAATGGCATAAAGGAGGTCACACAAAAATTCAGCATGATCGTTAAAATCAGCAACAAAGTGTTTCAAAAGAGGTAAGCAGCTTAACTCCATTATACCGTAAAATGCAAGAAGGCTTATAGTTTATAACTTTAGCCTAATATTAAAATCTGTAACCGTAATGCATATTATAACTGATCACCAACTGTTTCATATGTTTGTCTCATATTTATTTTGATCACAATTATTTCCGTATTCATAAGGCGTTGCGCACACTGATTGGAATATGACATCACCGCGGTACtatgatgtcatacgccgaacGTTCTGCGCAGCgtcgcatgaagtcgaacacagcTATTCACTAATATGGGTAAAATATTACTGAGTCAAGTGTAACAAACAGGCGTTCACCTTTGATTTGACATCCAAAGTGTAATATAAAGATttacacaatattaaacaaacaatggcgatCAGGCAGTATAATAAACTGAATTATTTGTTTCCATGTAACTGGTGTTTGAGGTAGGAACACAAGCAAGTTATTTTATTCATTCTGTTTGTTCATTTTGACATTGTTTGCAGACACAATGCCCAGTGTTGTAGGTGAACTTTGTTCTTTAGTTGGATAAGAAATAATGCTTTGAAATGGTTTTTAATCTTCACGGTTCATTCTTAGTGCAGCACTCTACAGAGCAGACAGTAGGCCTAACAGCTGGAACAATTGTATAAAATCCTATATTTCCCTAtgaaattaaaatttaagttCTTTGGCTTTTTGTATATATCTAGCTTATAAACCTATAGTATAGTCTTCTAGCTTGCATTCAAAGTATCAGCTACTGTACTGTAAGCAGTACCAAGCCGTACCGGACCGTACTAtccaatggaaaagcaccatttgTGGCATTAATGCAAGGTGACATTAATAAGTTATCAAAGAGAAAACAACAAATAGCATGCTTGATATATGAGACATGATTTATTGTGCATTATTTATTAAAGCACATTGTTTAGTTTTTGCTGTAAAAGTGTTGCCGTGTTGTCCGGTGTGTATATTTAGAGCTTTGTTTACAAGAAAATAACATGAGATATGACGTGTAATGGCATCACCACCCTGAGGCTTCCTGAGAAATCTGCATTCATACCACAAATAGAGCACACACTCACATGCACTGTGCTGATGCTGAGTGCTGGCTTTGTGTTGCAGTCGCAAGCAATTTCAAATTTGGGTCCTGCAGGTCCGCACTCCCTCTATATCTACTCCAGGCTGCTGAGCAATAGATATAGAGAAGAGGTGGGGAAAGAGGGGAAACGAGGCAGCTTGCCATCTGGGTTCTGCTGCACTGGATGCAGTCTCCATGGCAACACTGCTCTCTCGCGCAATCAAATCAAGGATTGAGATCGGACCCTGCCCACCTCCCTCAGCATGTATACAGTTGTTGCTTTTATCAACAAAGTCACACCCCTTTTAGAAACTCTCCCGCATTCTGCTCCCATTCTGACCATTAGATGATACTTACAGTAGTAATAGAGGGGTAGAAAATGTGTCCGTATCAGTCTTTCTCTTTCATTTGACAGAAAGGATATTTTTAGTCTGACGTTGACAGTGATGTGATTTGACTGATCCCTGtcacacaaatattttttctaCACTGTTTTTGTCTACttctaaaaaaattaaacttgaATTTTGTTGTTAAGATATATCTACATCTACATACTTACCTGGCCACCATGTATAGTATCTGACACACACTGACCTCTCTAAAGCCTTTTCAGGTAGTAGGTAACAGCGTTAGTAGGTTCAATATGTTAACATTAAATACTATTTTGGTTATTTCCATGTTTCAGAATTCAGGATAGGTTTCCAAGCTTAActagaaaataagacaaaaatagaAATCCAGTGTAAACAGTGTGTTTCAATACCACACCAAATTCAATCTACATAATTTGTCCTCTCTCCCTTCTGCAATTTTTCTGTTGCCTTGCACATTCACTCAGGTCATTGGCTAAGCTCATCCCACCTCCTTTTCTTCCAACCAATAGACTTTCACTATGTCTCCTCCCACTCTTATCAGCATCTCCCTTGCTTTCTTCTCtctctgcctctctctctcacacacacaaacacacacacacattatatatctTGGCTTCCTCACACCCCGCTTGCATCTTCTTTCCCCTCTGCTttatttttcctgttttctgGATTGTTCAGTTTATCTCCATTTTCTCCCTTTTTTGGGATGAGGGGCTGCAAGGCTCGACGGGTCCGTGCTGGGATGCTTTGCTGAGATCTCTCTTtctcatctctttctctctctcagctCAGAGAACTCAAGTGAGTACAGCTTCGGCAATTCTCCATTGCTGTGGTGTGTCATCATGGCTTTCCCGCTATATGCATTTGCATCTATATGCAGCTTTCAGAAGAAGCGTGATGAATTATTAACTGCAACGTCTGGCTTCTCCCTTTCTGTCAGCTGGGCTTTTATGACACCCAAATACATGCATGCACAAACAGACATACAAATAAACAGACACTGGCTTTCACCACTTTTCATGCGCACGTTCAGTAGGTGTGTTTGTGCTTGTGTGTGCAAACACAGTACGCTAGCTGTCTTCAGTACAATGGCATGTTTGTTTTCTGTTATTTCCTTGATATCACCTGCTTTGCATTTATGATGAGTTATAAAGGACACATtgggtttggtttggtttgataACACAGCGAGGTCTCATCTCTTAGCAATGATAGGATCTGTCTGTAGACAGCAGATGTGAGATACATCTTAATGATGCAGCATCTGGTCACCATCAAAGAGATGCATTAAAGACAAAACCATTTGAACCGTTTGGCATCTATTGATTTTTTAAGTAGCTCGCCCCATTAGTGACATGCCATTGCATGTACTGTGCAGTCATTACCTAATTAAAGAGCTATTAATTAtgcaataataatattattgtgTCTCAATAGGGGTGGGGCTAATGACACTCATTAATATATTgcttttttatacatttacataCAATTGGAGTGCTTTATTGCTCATGTTCACGTTCACATATTGCTCTTGAATATTTTGAGAGACTTAGTTCACtaataaatgaaaattatctcttattttattcaccctcatgccATCTCAGATATGACTTTTATCTTCAAAGATAGTCACGAGAACCAATCGTGAACTTAACGGGCTGAATTGTGTGTTTAACAATAACACACAATGCATTGATCTCAATGTAAACTCAATATATAAGGCGTTTTCTCTCACAAATCGTTTCACTTCACACTTATATTAACAACCCACTGGAGTTTGGATTACTTTGATAATGGATGGATGTGCGTACTG
This window of the Paramisgurnus dabryanus chromosome 10, PD_genome_1.1, whole genome shotgun sequence genome carries:
- the fhdc3 gene encoding FH2 domain containing 3, producing MDGVQVVTTATLPPDISRSFQNETSPFRHNTQPHLLGPPPLPLPPPPPPPPPMTLPPPPPPPPPSPIGDPFTRSVHQRSKMRNFNWDAIPRHSVLGKRNVWTAQRNLEDFKLDTKRMEELFSHSEHHGVVRKGGTVRKSVWGLSQTITESENVSIINSKKSMNIGILLKQFKRPANDIVEAIRHGNLCFASGKLRELSKLLPEDMESKKLMSFNGDLSLLNEADRFMVMLVQVPGYKVRLKSLRLREEFFPFIEEIKHSIAVMTTAANELLACDDLHSIIRLVLKAGNYMNAGGYAGSAIGFRMTSLLKLIDTKANKPGMNLMHYVSMQAQQMDEVLLRFPEQLQHIGIAARIQKQEVETDLQRELEKIRQAKTDASKQPDLQHQMEAFLRMADMRLADVEASLQELDALSKSVAEYFCEDPATFKLEECCSIFHSFCERFERATQENRDREAAETRKRQQREREVVSRWPKRRSIGTCSERDVKDDATALESVLTSFLSQRASRRRPGGPLPVTDSPMKLKKNNSPQVEEHEGREDLDSPAEAKDDQTNIIDSGSSVVREPEDGYQKELLPVVPCVDDAQRERAASKRGHCIVDELLCEGSDSKEDAGSNTLTRQAGETEKEGVKENEDVDKIEVEEEKKEEADKMPELTGKVLRFQDCIAGLNGNATPDRFRAHSVCTSTPQQRDVRAVDLSLQNGVGGLGSPWTILSPRISPRNTPLRRHSFNLSRVDILDDGVWALPDTPVRSKPQHLTHFGKVCMEENLLRKNAGLGELPDSPSERAQGTFGRSVSLSDNESAPNFKLGQIFQKRTGQGQDLTLDKRPEPSALVTFFRRFGERTRAGTFS